GCCCCGGTCGGCGGTGCGGGGGCCTCGCGACGGACGCTCGGCGCCGCGGTCCGCGAACCGGCCCGGAGGCCCGGAGCGCTCCGTGCGCGGGAACTTCCGCTCCGCCGGCGCCGACACCTGGGGAATCTCCTGGTCAGCGGTGTCCTTGCCCTCGTCCTCCTTCTCCTGGAGGAGCTTGATGGCGGCGGCGGCCACGTCCATGACGCTGAACTCGCCGGACAGGTCCTCCGCGATGCCGCGGAACGCGTCCAGCTCCCCGCCCACGAGCGTCTCGCGCAGCGACGAGCGGATCATCTCCAGCCGGCGCGCGCGCAGGTCCGACACGGTGGGGACCGCGGAGACCTCGATGCGCTGGCCGGTGAGCCGCTCGATGTTGCGCAGCAGCCGGTGCTCGCGGGGCTCCAGCAGGGTGATGGCCACGCCCTCGCGGCCGGCGCGGCCCGTGCGGCCGATGCGGTGCACGTAGGCCTCCGGCGCGTTGGGCACGTCGAAGTTCACCACGTGCGTCAGCCGGGGGATGTCCAGGCCGCGCGCCGCGACGTCCGTGGCGATGAGCAGGTCCGCCGCCTGCGACTTGAACTGCTTGATGACGCGGTCGCGCTGCTCCTGGCTCATGCCGCCGTGCAGCGCGTGCGCGCGCCAGCCCCGGCCGTTGAGGGACGTGGTGAGCTCATCCACCTCCGTGCGCGTGCGGCAGAACACGATGGCGGCCGTGGGCGACTCCAGATCCAGCACGCGCCCCAGCGTGGCGATCTTGAACGCGCGCGGGACGATGTAGGCCGTCTGCCGGACGCGCGGCATCTCGCCGGCCTCCAGCTTCTCCTTCGCGATGCGCACACGCACCGGCTCGTGCAGGTGGCGCTCCGCGATGCTGGCGATGCGCGGGGGCAGGGTGGCGGAGAACAGCGCCGTCTGCCGCTGCTCGGGCGTCTCGGAGAGGATGGCCTCCAGGTCGTCCGCGAAGCCCATGTCGAGCATCTCGTCCGCTTCGTCCAGGACCACGGTCTGCACCTGGTCCAGCTTCAGCGTCTTGCGGCGCAGGTGGTCCAGCGCGCGACCCGGCGTGGCGACGATGACGTCCACGCCGCGCTTGAGCACGCGCAGCTGCCGGCCGATCTCCTGGCCGCCGTAGAGAGGGAGCACGCTCACGCCCAGCTTCTGGCCGTAGCGGTGGATGGCCTCGGACACCTGCATGGCCAGCTCGCGCGTGGGCACGAGCACCAGCGCGGAGGTGCTGTGCGGCGCGGCGGCGCCGGGCTTCAGGTGCTGGAGGAGCGGAAGCGAGAACGCGGCCGTCTTGCCGGTGCCCGTGGCGGCGATGCCCAGCAGGTCCTTCTGGGCCAGCAGCGGCGGGAGCGCGGCGGCCTGGATGGGGGTGGGCTCTTCGTAGCCGAGGGCCGTCAGCGCCTCGACGAGGTCGGGCTTGAGCCCGAGGGCGTCGAAGGAGGGGGTTTCGGGGGCAGCGGGAGGCGGGGGAGCTTTCACACGGCGGCTTGTACCACTTCCGCGCCCGGGCGGAGGACTTGGGACGCCGGGTCCGTCCAGGCCTGTACGAAGGACCGGGCCTTCCGGGCTTTCACGTCCCGCCGCGGAGGTGTGGAGCCAACAGCGCCGCCACGGCCCCTGTCCCCGAGGACAGGTCCCTGGAGGACAGCACGAGCTGCTGCCGCCGGCCACCCTCCAGCGAGGTGCCCTCCAGGAGGGACGTGAGGCCCCGGGGGCCGCGGTCCAGGTCGAGGACCAGCTCCAGCGCGTCCTCCTGGGGGAAGGGCAGGAGGGCGAGCGAGCGCGGCGGGCCGCTCCAGTCCGGGCCGGCGTGGAACTCCAGCTCCTGCACGAAGGGCTCATCGCGGCCGAGGGGCGAGCCGGCCTCGCAGTAGGAGTTGCGCCACTGGAAGCCCAGCTTCTGCACGGCTTCGATGACGGTCTGGAGGGACGGGTGGGGCAGGACGTGGATGCGGTCGCTGTCCTCGGGGTTGAGGGCGTTGTCGATGTCGAGCGCCGTCTTGATCCACACGGGCGTGCCGCGTTCGGTGATGGGCGCGTGGGCGGGGATGCGCAGGGAGAAGGGGATCTCGCGCTCCTCGCGGGGCTGGAGGGTGAAGGGATTGGCGACGCGCCAGGTGCGCACGACGGCGTTGAGCGCACTGCGGCGGTCATTGTCGCGCTGGAGGTACTGCGCCATCAGGTGCAGGTCGATGCGGTCGATGCGCTGGGGCGTGTGGCCGCCCTGGACATGGACGAGTCCGCGCAGGTCGCCGCCCGCGCGCACGGTGTCGTGTTCCAGGCGGGTGTCCACGCGCGCGCTGCCAATGCCAAGGCGGGCGAGCATCTTCATGAAGGGCATGGGGGACGGCATAGGCCGGATGGACGCCGCGCGAAAGCCCGTCCGCCGGGCTGCCTGCCCATCATGCGGCCCCTGCACCGGAGGGACGGGCGCGGCTTGCGGGCTGGCCCGGCGCGTCACCAGCGTAAAGCCTCACCACGGGAGAGGTGCATCATGGCGCAGGGGACATCCAAGCGGGTGCGGTACGCGGTGGTGGGGGCGGGCAACCTCACGCAGGTGGCCATCCTGCCGGCGTTCCAGCACGCGGAGGAGAACTCCGAGCTGGTGGCCATCATCTCCTCCGACAAGGCGAAGCGGGTCGCACTCCAGGAGAAGTACGGCGTGGAGCACGTGGGGGGCTACGAGAACTTCGAACAGGTGTTGCGCGACTCGAAGGCGGACGCGGTCTACATCGTGTTGCCCAACACGATGCACCGGAGCTTCACGGAGCGAGCGGCCCGCCTCGGAGTGCACGTCCTCTGCGAGAAGCCGATGGCGACGTCGGTGGAGGACTGCGAGGCGATGATCCGCGCCACGAACGAGAACGACGTGAAGCTGATGGTCGCGTACCGGCTGCATTTCGAGGAGGCGAACCTCCGCGCCATCGAGCTGGTGCGTTCCGGGAAGCTGGGAGACCCGCTGGTCTTCACGGGGACGCTGACGCAGCAGGTGCGCGAAGGGGACATCCGCACGCGAGTGGACGTGGGAGGCGGGGCGCTGCTGGACGAGGGGCCATACCCCGTCAACGCCGCGCGCTACCTGTTCCGTGACGAGCCGCGCGAGGTGTTCGCGTTCACGGCGGGCGGCAGGGACGGGCGCTTCCACGGCGTGGATGCGTCCGCGTTCGCGCTGATGCGGTTCCCGAACGGGAGGGTGGCCCAGTTCGCCATCAGCCACGAAGCCTCCGCGGTGTCGAGCTACCGGCTGGTGGGCACGGAAGGGGACCTGCTGGTGAAGCACGGCTTCGGCTACGGCACGGACATCCAGCATGAGCTCACGGTGGGCGGGGAGACGGAGACGCGGACGTTCAAGAACAGCGACCAGTTCGCGCCGGAGTTGGTCTACTTCTCGACGTGCGTCCTGGAGGACCGGGACCCGGAGCCCAATGGCATCGAAGGCCTGGCGGACGTGCGCATCATCGTCGCGCTGCAGGAGTCCGCGCGCACGGGGAAGCCGGTGAAGCTGGCCCCGTTCGAGAAGCCGAAGCGCCCCACGATGGAACAGCTCATCGTCAGGCCACCGGTGGAGCCGCCCGAACCGGTGAACGCACCGGCTCCTGCGGAGGGGTAGGGCTCAGGGGTTGAGGGCTGGGTCCATCGGTGTTCTGGTGACCGCATGGACGACCTTCAGGAGTTCGCGCGTCAGGTGTTCGCGTCGCAGCCCTTCAGCCAGTTCATCGGCGCGCAGCTTGCGAGCTCAGGGCCAGGGACCGCGGAGCTGCGGCTCCCCATCGTGGACCACCTGAAGCAGCAGCACGGCTTCGTCCATGGAGGCGTGCTCAGCTATCTGGCGGACAACGCCATCACGTTCGCTGGAGGCCTCGCGCTGGGCGGCAATGCGCTGACCTCCGAGTACAAGATCAACTACCTGAAGCCCGCCGTGGGCTCGCTGCTCATCGCTCGGGCCCAGGCGAAGGCCGCCGGCAAGCGGCAGGCCGTGTGTCAGTGTGAAGTCTTCGCCGTGAAGGATGGCGCGGAGACGCTGTGTGCCCTGGCGCAGGGCACGGTGGTCTCCGCCGCCTGAGGGCGCATCAGAACTTGAACAGGTCCTTGATGCCCTTGCCGACGTCCTTGGCCGTATCGGCGACCTTGTCCGTGACGTCCTTGACGGCCTCGCTGGCCTTGCCGTTGGTGAGGTTGTCGACCGTGCCCTTCAGCTTGTTGAAGTCGATGGTGTACGAGGTACCGACGCCGACGCCCACGCCGAGCGCCGCCTTGGCCTTGCCGCCGATGGTGAGCTTGCCGTCCTCGAAGGCCACCTTCGCGTCCACCGCGGCGCCCACGCCAGCGATGGCGCTGCCCGTCACGGAGCCCTGCACGGGGCCGAACTCACCGCGAGCCGTGGCGCTCGCCTCGGCGCCCACCAGCGCGCCCGCGCCGACCTCGGCGCCCATGTCGCCGTTCTTGGGGTTCAGGTCGATCTTGGCCTTCGCGTCCGCGTTGGCGCCCACCAGCGCCTCGCCGTGCACGCCGCCGTAGACCTTGCCCTCCACCTTGCCGAGCCCGATGTCCTTCAGGTCCTTGCCGAAGCCAGCGTCACCCCGAAGGCTGGCGATGTTGGCCTCGGCGCCCGCACGGCCGCCAATCTCCCACGGCATCACGCGGTAGGACGCATCACCCTGGACCTCGGCGGCGCTCGCCTCGAACTGCGCGCCGGTGCCGTCCTTGGTGAAGCCCGTGCCGGTCTTGAACTCCGCCGCGTCCTTCTGCCACGACACGTACTTGCTGCTCTCGTTGCCCGCCACCTGGCCTGGGCCGCTGTTGCCCTGCGTGACCTGACGCCCGTCCTTCCTGTCCGCGCTGGCCTGGGCCTTATCGCCCTTGCGCGGGTCCATGAAGATGTCCTGGCCCCACCCTCCGGCGAGGCCGTCTTCCCTCTGAAGCGCGTGTTTCGAGCGGTGCCCTCGCGGCTCGAAACTGGTGATGCGGATCATCAGCGCTGGTGACTCGTGTCACCAGGAGGTCCGCCCCGCGTTTCATGACGCCGCGTCACAGGTGACGTGACGCCCCAGGCATTTTTCGCGAAGGGCTCGTTCCGCATATTGCCTTCCGTTCCGGGGCACACCGCTCCGGCCTTCACGAGGACGGCAAGACCATGGCGACGAAGATCGGAATCATCGGCAAGGGCAACGTGGGCGGCGCGCTTCAGC
This DNA window, taken from Corallococcus coralloides DSM 2259, encodes the following:
- a CDS encoding DEAD/DEAH box helicase; its protein translation is MKAPPPPAAPETPSFDALGLKPDLVEALTALGYEEPTPIQAAALPPLLAQKDLLGIAATGTGKTAAFSLPLLQHLKPGAAAPHSTSALVLVPTRELAMQVSEAIHRYGQKLGVSVLPLYGGQEIGRQLRVLKRGVDVIVATPGRALDHLRRKTLKLDQVQTVVLDEADEMLDMGFADDLEAILSETPEQRQTALFSATLPPRIASIAERHLHEPVRVRIAKEKLEAGEMPRVRQTAYIVPRAFKIATLGRVLDLESPTAAIVFCRTRTEVDELTTSLNGRGWRAHALHGGMSQEQRDRVIKQFKSQAADLLIATDVAARGLDIPRLTHVVNFDVPNAPEAYVHRIGRTGRAGREGVAITLLEPREHRLLRNIERLTGQRIEVSAVPTVSDLRARRLEMIRSSLRETLVGGELDAFRGIAEDLSGEFSVMDVAAAAIKLLQEKEDEGKDTADQEIPQVSAPAERKFPRTERSGPPGRFADRGAERPSRGPRTADRGERPERGERSERGERSERAPARPQRAPEWNVTRLFIGAGRTAGMRPADLVGAIAGEAGLESSRIGAIHIADMYSIVEVPEPDAARIISALKGSTLRGRKVTVRRDTRD
- a CDS encoding sporulation protein, giving the protein MPFMKMLARLGIGSARVDTRLEHDTVRAGGDLRGLVHVQGGHTPQRIDRIDLHLMAQYLQRDNDRRSALNAVVRTWRVANPFTLQPREEREIPFSLRIPAHAPITERGTPVWIKTALDIDNALNPEDSDRIHVLPHPSLQTVIEAVQKLGFQWRNSYCEAGSPLGRDEPFVQELEFHAGPDWSGPPRSLALLPFPQEDALELVLDLDRGPRGLTSLLEGTSLEGGRRQQLVLSSRDLSSGTGAVAALLAPHLRGGT
- a CDS encoding Gfo/Idh/MocA family protein, translating into MAQGTSKRVRYAVVGAGNLTQVAILPAFQHAEENSELVAIISSDKAKRVALQEKYGVEHVGGYENFEQVLRDSKADAVYIVLPNTMHRSFTERAARLGVHVLCEKPMATSVEDCEAMIRATNENDVKLMVAYRLHFEEANLRAIELVRSGKLGDPLVFTGTLTQQVREGDIRTRVDVGGGALLDEGPYPVNAARYLFRDEPREVFAFTAGGRDGRFHGVDASAFALMRFPNGRVAQFAISHEASAVSSYRLVGTEGDLLVKHGFGYGTDIQHELTVGGETETRTFKNSDQFAPELVYFSTCVLEDRDPEPNGIEGLADVRIIVALQESARTGKPVKLAPFEKPKRPTMEQLIVRPPVEPPEPVNAPAPAEG
- a CDS encoding PaaI family thioesterase, coding for MDDLQEFARQVFASQPFSQFIGAQLASSGPGTAELRLPIVDHLKQQHGFVHGGVLSYLADNAITFAGGLALGGNALTSEYKINYLKPAVGSLLIARAQAKAAGKRQAVCQCEVFAVKDGAETLCALAQGTVVSAA